The following are from one region of the Methyloprofundus sedimenti genome:
- a CDS encoding RDD family protein, whose protein sequence is MAKQSKKPGLFASPAKPGFFRYIAAIFYDLILIIALFFFATAIILPFNQGEAIQSRFVFPLYLLFVSFIFYGWFWTHGGQTLGLRAWRLRLVNHEHADINWKQAFIRYITACASWLVFGLGIFWCLWQKDRMTWQDLSSKSHIISIDK, encoded by the coding sequence TTGGCTAAACAGTCTAAAAAACCTGGCTTATTTGCATCCCCTGCAAAGCCAGGTTTTTTTCGTTATATTGCAGCCATTTTTTATGATCTTATTCTGATCATTGCATTGTTCTTTTTTGCCACTGCAATAATACTCCCTTTTAATCAGGGCGAAGCAATTCAGTCGCGCTTTGTTTTCCCTTTATATCTGTTATTTGTCAGCTTTATATTTTATGGCTGGTTCTGGACCCATGGAGGACAAACACTTGGGTTACGTGCATGGAGGTTACGCCTAGTCAACCATGAGCATGCAGATATAAACTGGAAACAAGCCTTTATACGCTATATTACTGCCTGCGCTTCCTGGCTGGTCTTTGGCTTAGGTATTTTCTGGTGCCTATGGCAAAAAGACCGGATGACCTGGCAGGACCTCAGTTCTAAGTCTCATATCATTTCGATAGACAAATAG
- the lptG gene encoding LPS export ABC transporter permease LptG: protein MNALDRYIIKEVLKGTLISLLMLYALFNLFSLKDELNYRGVGDYDLKHILMYLGLMIPHYLYELMPSAALLGSLFILGGMANHRELLAMRVSGVSVFGIIRSVMIAGMILVVFSFLIGELIAPDAEKKAKILRSFAKTHLPVARTVQGLWLRDGNQFIYVRDIYTEGDIANINIYELDDERHLQKLTYAKRGRYLEKQQWLLKEVKTSAISAQGIKSEPVNESVWSSVIDPEVVDVVVVEPENMSLSDLSNYIDFLKENKQDSAKYELAFWARLINPFIILVMLLVSAPFVVGVGRGISLGPRMMLGILIGMSFNIIDNAAGQMGIVYGLNPLFVAVLPSCIILLGAFYAISRLR from the coding sequence ATGAATGCATTAGATCGTTATATTATAAAGGAGGTATTAAAAGGTACGTTAATATCTTTGTTAATGCTCTATGCCTTGTTTAACCTGTTTTCATTAAAGGATGAATTAAATTATCGCGGGGTTGGCGATTACGATTTAAAGCATATCTTAATGTATCTGGGATTAATGATCCCGCATTATTTGTATGAATTAATGCCTTCTGCAGCCTTGTTAGGCAGTCTCTTTATTCTGGGAGGCATGGCTAATCACCGCGAGCTATTAGCTATGAGGGTTTCGGGTGTGTCGGTGTTTGGTATCATTCGTTCAGTTATGATAGCCGGTATGATTTTAGTGGTTTTTTCCTTTTTGATTGGTGAGCTTATAGCGCCTGATGCAGAAAAAAAGGCGAAAATCTTACGTAGTTTCGCAAAAACACATTTGCCGGTTGCCAGGACTGTACAAGGCTTATGGTTAAGGGATGGCAATCAATTTATTTATGTACGCGATATTTATACTGAAGGGGATATTGCCAATATTAATATTTATGAATTAGATGATGAGCGACATCTGCAGAAATTAACTTATGCCAAGCGAGGACGTTATCTTGAGAAACAGCAATGGTTACTAAAGGAAGTCAAAACTTCAGCAATCTCTGCGCAGGGCATTAAGTCAGAACCAGTTAATGAAAGTGTTTGGTCTTCGGTTATTGATCCAGAGGTGGTTGATGTGGTGGTTGTCGAGCCAGAGAATATGTCATTGAGTGACCTTTCAAATTATATCGATTTTTTAAAAGAGAACAAACAAGATTCAGCCAAATATGAATTAGCCTTTTGGGCCAGATTAATTAATCCCTTTATTATCCTGGTTATGTTGCTGGTTTCTGCGCCTTTTGTTGTTGGGGTTGGCCGTGGAATTTCTTTAGGTCCTAGAATGATGCTAGGTATTTTAATTGGGATGAGTTTTAATATTATTGATAATGCGGCTGGACAAATGGGCATTGTTTATGGCTTAAACCCGTTATTTGTTGCAGTATTGCCGAGTTGTATTATTTTGCTAGGTGCGTTTTATGCGATTAGCAGGCTGCGTTAA
- the lptF gene encoding LPS export ABC transporter permease LptF produces MHNIRFLSVMDRMMMSDLLKTIFSVLLVLVVIIVSRNFIKILKMAVDGLISTEAILSILGLKIVLASAAFIVPAVFVSVLMVLGRMYRDQEMSALSSAGAGVGRLYIAVFKTIIPVVFAAAWMALYVSPWAASKVERIIFEEKQNIGVRAIAEGKFSEYNKGNLIFYVEKITTDNVMHDVFVQDKRENKVGIVTAEKAEVRTINNDLYIVFINGERVQGNAGEVDFVLETFAEYAMRLDSSTEIQENPITGIDTTKLLQTQDLKELSELHHRLSVPFSIIVLAIMAVPLAQVSPRSGVYGNLAAAFLIYFSFANFEKVSGSWMVNGEIPVWLGFWGVYFLAVLFIVILLVRLYGLAWVILQLKGKLV; encoded by the coding sequence ATGCACAATATCAGGTTTCTTTCAGTCATGGATCGAATGATGATGAGTGACTTACTGAAAACGATTTTTTCAGTGTTGCTTGTTTTAGTCGTTATCATTGTTAGCCGAAATTTTATCAAGATACTTAAAATGGCTGTTGATGGGCTGATTTCTACTGAGGCGATCTTGAGTATTTTAGGTTTGAAAATTGTGCTGGCAAGTGCCGCTTTTATAGTTCCTGCCGTATTTGTCAGTGTGTTGATGGTCTTGGGACGTATGTATAGAGATCAGGAAATGTCAGCGTTATCTTCCGCAGGTGCAGGCGTGGGGCGGCTGTATATTGCGGTGTTTAAAACCATTATACCGGTAGTCTTTGCTGCTGCCTGGATGGCCTTGTATGTATCTCCTTGGGCTGCAAGTAAGGTAGAGCGCATTATTTTTGAAGAAAAACAAAATATTGGTGTACGTGCAATAGCTGAAGGGAAGTTCAGTGAATACAATAAAGGAAATTTGATTTTTTATGTAGAGAAAATAACTACTGATAATGTAATGCACGATGTTTTTGTGCAAGATAAACGTGAGAATAAAGTAGGCATTGTAACTGCTGAAAAAGCCGAAGTACGCACCATAAATAACGATCTATATATCGTATTTATAAATGGAGAGCGCGTACAAGGTAATGCAGGCGAAGTGGATTTTGTTTTAGAAACCTTTGCCGAGTATGCCATGCGGCTGGATAGTAGCACGGAAATACAGGAAAATCCCATTACCGGGATTGATACCACCAAATTGTTGCAAACACAGGACTTAAAAGAGTTGAGCGAGCTGCATCACCGTTTATCTGTTCCCTTTAGTATTATCGTACTTGCTATTATGGCCGTGCCGTTGGCTCAAGTCAGTCCGCGCAGTGGCGTGTATGGCAATCTGGCGGCTGCTTTTCTGATTTATTTCAGCTTTGCTAATTTCGAGAAAGTGAGTGGCAGTTGGATGGTAAATGGTGAAATACCAGTATGGTTAGGTTTTTGGGGCGTATATTTCCTTGCTGTTTTGTTTATTGTAATTTTATTAGTCAGGTTATATGGCCTGGCCTGGGTAATATTGCAGTTAAAAGGTAAGTTAGTATGA
- the sucD gene encoding succinate--CoA ligase subunit alpha, giving the protein MAILIDKETRMIVQGFTGKIGTFHAQDMINYGSNVVGGITPGKGGQTHLGRPVFNTVKESVQQVGAEASIIFVPPAFAADSIMEAADAGIKYCVAVTDGIPTQDMMKVKQYLRKFPKDERMILTGPNCAGTISPGKSMLGIMPGHIYIPGVVGIVGRSGTLGYEAADQLKELGIGISTSVGIGGDPINGSSHRDILELFEQDDETRVVIMIGEIGGPQEVEAGVFAKAYMSKPVIAYIAGLTAPKGRRMGHAGAIISEAGEGAAEKVEMLLDLGVTIAPNPSSMGETVAKVLAKL; this is encoded by the coding sequence ATGGCAATTTTAATTGATAAAGAAACACGTATGATTGTGCAGGGTTTTACCGGAAAAATAGGCACTTTCCATGCGCAGGATATGATTAATTATGGCTCTAATGTTGTCGGTGGCATCACGCCAGGTAAGGGAGGTCAAACTCATCTGGGTCGCCCTGTGTTTAACACCGTTAAAGAGTCTGTCCAACAAGTGGGGGCTGAAGCCAGTATTATCTTTGTTCCTCCGGCATTTGCGGCTGATTCCATTATGGAAGCGGCTGATGCTGGTATTAAGTATTGTGTGGCGGTTACAGATGGTATTCCTACGCAAGACATGATGAAGGTTAAACAGTATTTACGCAAATTTCCAAAAGATGAGCGGATGATTCTGACGGGACCTAATTGTGCGGGAACAATAAGTCCTGGAAAATCAATGCTCGGTATTATGCCGGGGCATATTTATATACCGGGTGTAGTCGGCATAGTTGGGCGTTCGGGTACACTGGGTTACGAAGCTGCCGATCAATTGAAAGAACTGGGTATCGGGATTTCTACGTCTGTAGGTATAGGGGGGGATCCGATTAATGGTAGCTCGCATCGTGATATACTTGAATTGTTTGAGCAAGATGATGAAACGCGGGTAGTGATCATGATTGGCGAAATTGGAGGACCCCAGGAAGTTGAAGCGGGTGTTTTTGCTAAAGCATATATGAGTAAGCCTGTTATTGCTTATATTGCTGGCTTGACAGCTCCGAAAGGTCGTCGTATGGGGCATGCAGGCGCGATCATCTCTGAGGCTGGCGAGGGCGCAGCTGAGAAGGTGGAGATGTTACTGGATCTAGGGGTAACGATTGCACCAAACCCATCTTCAATGGGGGAAACAGTTGCTAAAGTGTTGGCCAAATTGTAA
- a CDS encoding malate--CoA ligase subunit beta → MDIHEYQAKEILAGYGVKIAEGGLAYSPEDAVQRAREIGGNVWAVKAQIHSGARGKAGGVKICFTHDEVEAAAERMLGKRMVTQQTGPAGKVCSRLYIEAGTDIAKELYFSFLVDRAHERIVMVGSAQGGMEIEDLAENNPDAIKKIHIDPAVGLLDFQARKMAFSLGLEATQISHAVKFITGCYRAMRELDANMLEINPLVVTKSGKLVALDAKMGFDDNALFRRQKVAELRDKTQEDPREMAAADRGLSYVGLDGDIGCMINGAGLAMATMDMIKLAGGEPANFLDVGGGASPERTEKAFRLVLADEGVKAMLVNIFAGINRCDWIAEGVVQAVKKIDLQIPLIVRLSGTNVEEGRKIIADSGLPIITATTLAEAAEKAVQARNEQVAKEGAA, encoded by the coding sequence ATGGATATTCATGAGTATCAAGCTAAAGAAATTTTAGCTGGCTACGGTGTAAAAATTGCCGAAGGCGGGCTTGCGTATAGCCCGGAAGATGCAGTGCAACGTGCCCGCGAAATAGGAGGCAATGTCTGGGCGGTAAAGGCGCAAATCCATTCAGGTGCCCGGGGTAAAGCGGGTGGTGTAAAAATTTGTTTTACTCATGATGAGGTTGAGGCCGCGGCTGAGCGTATGCTGGGTAAACGGATGGTAACCCAACAGACCGGTCCAGCGGGTAAAGTATGTTCACGTTTATATATTGAAGCTGGCACAGATATAGCTAAAGAACTGTATTTCAGTTTTTTGGTTGATCGTGCTCACGAACGTATCGTCATGGTTGGTTCTGCTCAAGGCGGAATGGAAATTGAAGATCTGGCTGAGAATAATCCTGATGCGATTAAGAAGATTCATATTGATCCTGCAGTGGGTTTATTAGATTTTCAGGCGCGCAAAATGGCTTTTTCTCTAGGCTTGGAGGCTACGCAAATTAGCCATGCTGTTAAATTTATAACGGGTTGCTACCGTGCCATGCGCGAGCTGGATGCAAATATGCTGGAAATTAACCCATTGGTTGTGACCAAAAGTGGGAAGTTAGTGGCCTTGGATGCAAAAATGGGTTTTGATGATAATGCGCTTTTTCGTCGTCAAAAAGTAGCGGAGCTACGCGACAAGACTCAGGAAGACCCGCGTGAAATGGCGGCCGCTGATCGAGGTTTAAGCTATGTTGGTTTAGATGGTGATATCGGTTGTATGATCAATGGTGCAGGCCTGGCCATGGCGACTATGGATATGATTAAACTGGCTGGAGGAGAACCGGCAAACTTTTTAGACGTGGGTGGCGGAGCATCGCCTGAAAGGACTGAAAAAGCATTTCGTCTGGTTTTGGCCGATGAAGGTGTAAAAGCTATGCTGGTAAATATTTTTGCAGGCATCAATCGCTGTGACTGGATCGCTGAAGGTGTGGTGCAAGCAGTTAAAAAAATAGATTTGCAGATTCCTTTGATTGTACGTTTATCGGGTACCAATGTAGAAGAAGGGCGTAAGATTATTGCTGATAGTGGCTTGCCGATTATTACCGCAACTACTTTAGCTGAAGCAGCTGAAAAAGCTGTGCAGGCACGCAATGAGCAGGTAGCTAAAGAAGGGGCAGCATAA
- a CDS encoding HpcH/HpaI aldolase/citrate lyase family protein translates to MSHTLYEANAHRVHRCELAVPGSNPEMFEKALKSGVDVIFLDLEDAVAPDDKLQARKNVIKAINELDWAGHGITVSIRINGLDTQYMVRDIVDLVEQCGEKIDTILIPKVGVYSDVYMVESMLNQLEMQQGLTKKIGIECLIETALGMANVEDIAKQGAIGGRLEALHFGVADYAASNRARTTNIGGLNPDYPGDQWHYAISRMTVACRAYGLRAIDGPFGDFKDPEGFKDAARRAAAIGCEGKWAIHPSQIALANDVFTPPESEVQKAKRILAALKEAAEQGKGAAALDGRLIDAASEKMANNVVSTAAAIAAKA, encoded by the coding sequence ATGAGTCATACCTTATATGAAGCAAATGCGCACCGTGTGCATCGTTGCGAATTAGCCGTTCCGGGATCAAATCCAGAAATGTTTGAGAAAGCATTGAAAAGTGGCGTGGATGTTATTTTTCTTGACTTGGAAGATGCAGTTGCACCTGATGACAAGTTGCAAGCACGTAAAAATGTTATTAAAGCAATTAATGAGCTGGATTGGGCGGGGCATGGGATTACTGTTTCCATACGTATCAATGGCTTAGACACGCAATATATGGTGCGTGATATAGTTGACCTTGTGGAGCAGTGCGGTGAAAAAATAGATACAATCCTTATTCCTAAAGTAGGTGTATATAGTGATGTGTATATGGTTGAATCGATGCTGAATCAATTAGAAATGCAACAGGGATTAACTAAAAAAATAGGTATTGAGTGTCTGATTGAAACTGCACTGGGCATGGCAAATGTTGAAGATATTGCCAAGCAGGGAGCTATAGGCGGTCGTTTAGAAGCCCTGCATTTTGGAGTTGCTGACTATGCCGCCTCTAATCGCGCTAGGACAACAAATATTGGTGGTTTAAATCCTGATTACCCAGGCGATCAATGGCACTATGCTATTAGTCGTATGACGGTTGCATGTCGTGCTTATGGCCTACGAGCCATTGATGGGCCTTTTGGTGATTTTAAAGATCCCGAAGGATTTAAAGATGCTGCGAGAAGAGCAGCGGCTATAGGTTGTGAAGGCAAATGGGCTATCCATCCATCGCAAATTGCTCTGGCAAATGATGTATTTACGCCACCAGAATCAGAAGTACAGAAAGCCAAGCGTATTTTGGCGGCATTAAAAGAAGCAGCAGAGCAAGGTAAAGGAGCTGCTGCTTTAGACGGTCGATTAATTGATGCGGCTTCTGAAAAAATGGCAAACAATGTCGTAAGTACGGCTGCTGCTATTGCTGCTAAAGCATAA
- a CDS encoding aspartyl/asparaginyl beta-hydroxylase domain-containing protein yields MDKASFETKRRRKFLVQSVIWYVFLISLTYFLPEVMLFYVICGAYDVSRNGNINGRVLYRYFFGNGVPTWALSPFNILMDIVTLPYINKKVYLLQDLPDECRLEINELLDVVKSENVVDELSSRAEKIRRSMIFFKWYGKNVDNFYTVPAFHKDYKYVRTIGVSVFNKKESTDEHFGPLRTTLRVLYNINDISSQDAYIKVGNIENHWCESKMFIFDDTLQHQSFNETDEPRYCLFVDIVRPSKCHFVMDLFVKLVATIMQKMNHIFYSSWVPLK; encoded by the coding sequence ATGGATAAGGCATCATTTGAAACAAAGAGAAGAAGAAAGTTTTTAGTGCAATCAGTTATCTGGTATGTGTTTTTAATCTCGTTAACGTATTTTTTACCTGAGGTGATGCTTTTTTACGTTATTTGTGGCGCTTATGATGTAAGCCGTAACGGTAATATCAATGGCAGAGTGTTATATCGATACTTTTTTGGTAATGGCGTGCCGACATGGGCCTTGTCCCCTTTTAATATTTTGATGGATATTGTTACCTTGCCTTATATCAATAAGAAAGTGTATCTGTTACAAGACCTGCCTGATGAGTGTCGGCTGGAAATCAATGAATTATTGGATGTGGTCAAATCTGAAAACGTAGTGGATGAACTGTCTAGTCGGGCAGAGAAAATCAGGAGAAGTATGATTTTCTTCAAGTGGTATGGTAAGAATGTTGATAATTTTTATACTGTTCCTGCATTTCATAAAGACTATAAATATGTCAGAACAATAGGTGTTTCTGTTTTTAATAAAAAAGAATCAACAGATGAGCATTTTGGGCCATTAAGAACAACTTTAAGAGTGCTTTATAATATCAATGATATTAGCAGTCAGGATGCCTATATTAAGGTAGGTAATATAGAGAATCACTGGTGTGAAAGTAAAATGTTCATTTTTGATGATACTTTACAACACCAATCCTTTAATGAAACTGATGAGCCTCGTTATTGTTTGTTTGTCGATATTGTAAGGCCGAGTAAATGTCATTTTGTAATGGATTTATTTGTCAAACTTGTGGCAACTATAATGCAAAAAATGAACCATATATTTTATAGTAGCTGGGTGCCTTTAAAATAA
- a CDS encoding cytochrome P450, which produces MTEQPSPTNKEPEKMPGGLPLIGHMLKFGKNPFDYMTLLRSKLGEIGEFRLFHQQMVLLTGPEGNEAFFRAPDDQLDQNEAYKVMTPIFGKGVVFDAPPHIKDQQLKMLMPVLRDKPMRTYSKVIVQEVEEAIKDWGDSGEVDILEFMKQLTIYTSSHCLLGNEFRYELNEEFAHLYHDLENGMHPLAFIFPYLPIPILRRRDKARVRLQELVTAIIEKRAQKTEKSDDAFQMLIDVRYDDGSPLSPHEITGLLIGTLFAGHHTTAGTAAWITLELARNPKYMDKVLQEFDTLYGHEGEVTFQSLREIPVFERVIKEVLRLHPPLIFLIRKVAKDLKFKDYIIKAGKYVCVSPRVSHRIPEIFPDPEKFDPERFTKERQEDAIPFSWVAFGGGRHKCSGNAFAMLQLKAIYAILLRRYKFELVGTPESYQDDYKQMVVQPGSPCMVRYTKRGNIKQTATASKDTVANTVTKLNCFKIDIDMDLCQGHANCMAEAPEIFQVDDKGKLSILQDTPNNTLLKKAQAAAEYCPTSAIKIIQD; this is translated from the coding sequence ATGACTGAACAACCAAGCCCAACCAATAAAGAACCTGAAAAAATGCCAGGCGGTCTCCCGCTTATTGGCCATATGCTTAAATTTGGGAAAAATCCATTTGACTATATGACCTTATTAAGAAGCAAACTAGGTGAAATTGGGGAGTTTCGTTTGTTTCATCAGCAAATGGTATTACTAACCGGTCCTGAAGGCAATGAAGCATTTTTTCGTGCACCGGATGATCAGCTTGATCAAAATGAAGCCTACAAAGTCATGACACCTATTTTTGGTAAAGGTGTGGTTTTTGATGCGCCACCGCATATCAAAGACCAGCAATTAAAAATGCTGATGCCGGTATTACGCGACAAGCCCATGCGCACCTACTCTAAAGTTATCGTACAGGAGGTAGAAGAAGCCATTAAAGATTGGGGTGACTCTGGCGAAGTTGATATACTTGAGTTTATGAAACAATTGACAATTTATACATCAAGTCACTGTTTATTAGGTAATGAGTTCCGCTACGAACTAAATGAGGAGTTTGCACACCTTTATCATGATCTGGAAAATGGCATGCACCCGCTAGCCTTTATTTTTCCTTATTTACCTATTCCTATATTGCGCCGTCGAGATAAAGCACGTGTGCGTTTACAAGAATTAGTAACCGCTATTATCGAAAAAAGAGCGCAAAAAACTGAAAAAAGCGATGATGCCTTTCAAATGCTGATTGATGTACGCTATGACGATGGAAGCCCTCTCTCACCGCATGAAATTACCGGTTTACTGATTGGCACCTTATTTGCCGGACATCATACTACAGCTGGCACAGCTGCCTGGATTACACTTGAACTTGCACGAAATCCTAAATATATGGATAAAGTGCTGCAAGAATTTGATACTTTATATGGGCATGAGGGCGAAGTCACCTTTCAGTCTTTACGTGAAATCCCAGTATTTGAACGCGTGATTAAAGAAGTCTTGCGTTTGCATCCTCCGTTGATTTTTCTGATTCGAAAAGTCGCTAAAGATCTGAAATTTAAAGATTATATTATCAAAGCAGGTAAATATGTCTGCGTATCCCCTCGTGTATCTCACCGTATACCGGAGATATTTCCTGATCCGGAAAAATTTGATCCGGAACGTTTTACCAAAGAACGCCAGGAAGACGCAATTCCCTTTAGCTGGGTCGCTTTCGGAGGAGGACGTCATAAATGCAGTGGCAATGCCTTTGCCATGTTACAGCTAAAAGCTATTTATGCGATATTATTACGCCGTTATAAATTTGAACTGGTTGGCACTCCCGAAAGTTATCAAGACGATTATAAACAAATGGTCGTCCAGCCTGGCTCCCCTTGCATGGTGCGCTACACCAAACGAGGCAATATCAAGCAAACAGCCACTGCAAGCAAGGACACTGTTGCTAACACCGTTACCAAACTTAACTGCTTTAAAATAGATATCGATATGGACTTATGCCAGGGACATGCAAACTGCATGGCGGAAGCACCTGAAATTTTTCAGGTTGATGACAAAGGCAAATTAAGCATATTACAAGATACACCAAACAATACTTTACTCAAAAAAGCACAAGCGGCAGCAGAATACTGCCCTACAAGTGCAATAAAAATAATACAGGATTAG
- a CDS encoding Rieske 2Fe-2S domain-containing protein: protein MNTEEEQPKSRREQVRSVGQSGNYWYAMEMSSKLKKGQSVEVIFWKSPIALYRGEDGKVNAIENRCPHRQLRLTSGIVQGNEITCQYHGWSFDGCGKCTGISHELGKGKAKDSLPNIKINSYPVQEKYDLIWVFPGDPALADKVSIPEVPQLTQDKPWEFVPLDFTLKAHFSMILENVCDFNHAFLHRKFKPFTDPHLLGTRHEGDIIYVDYETDMSQSSAVKTAGEKKGAGLEDMTLWYHYPYQGSNTADKYLHWLFMTPMDERTTRCFFVFLLGPLEIPFINKPVPKFLRKTVIRLANFFYIVPLLKEDVYILQEEMLGQERHPHIQHLEFNPIVGEFQKLSIKKWNEYIHTEALRKKEQLESKERYIFPGAGLSKKELSEYNRMQEESKILEESKELGI, encoded by the coding sequence ATGAATACTGAAGAAGAACAACCTAAAAGTCGCCGCGAACAAGTAAGATCTGTTGGCCAAAGCGGTAATTACTGGTATGCCATGGAAATGAGCTCCAAACTTAAAAAAGGCCAATCTGTAGAAGTAATTTTCTGGAAAAGCCCTATCGCCTTATATCGTGGCGAAGATGGCAAGGTCAATGCGATAGAAAACCGCTGCCCACATCGCCAACTACGATTGACTTCAGGCATCGTTCAAGGCAATGAAATTACCTGTCAATACCATGGCTGGAGCTTTGATGGATGCGGCAAATGCACTGGTATATCTCACGAATTAGGTAAAGGTAAGGCAAAAGACAGCTTACCTAATATCAAAATAAATTCTTACCCGGTACAGGAAAAATATGACTTAATCTGGGTATTTCCTGGTGATCCTGCACTGGCAGATAAAGTATCCATCCCCGAAGTACCTCAGCTTACACAAGATAAGCCCTGGGAGTTTGTACCGCTGGATTTCACGCTTAAGGCTCATTTCAGCATGATTCTGGAAAATGTATGTGACTTTAACCATGCTTTTTTGCACCGTAAATTTAAACCCTTTACTGATCCACACTTATTAGGCACCCGACATGAAGGCGATATAATCTATGTAGATTATGAAACCGACATGAGCCAAAGCAGTGCCGTTAAGACCGCAGGCGAAAAAAAAGGCGCAGGCCTGGAAGATATGACCTTATGGTATCACTACCCCTATCAAGGCTCGAATACGGCTGACAAATATTTACATTGGCTTTTTATGACACCCATGGATGAACGTACTACGCGTTGTTTTTTCGTGTTCTTACTAGGCCCACTGGAAATTCCTTTTATCAATAAACCCGTTCCCAAGTTTTTACGTAAAACGGTCATTCGTTTAGCCAACTTCTTTTATATTGTTCCTCTGCTTAAAGAAGATGTGTATATTCTGCAAGAAGAAATGCTGGGTCAGGAACGACACCCACATATTCAGCATCTTGAATTCAATCCTATCGTCGGTGAGTTTCAGAAGCTGAGTATTAAAAAATGGAATGAATATATACACACCGAAGCATTGCGTAAAAAGGAACAGCTAGAATCTAAAGAACGCTATATTTTTCCAGGTGCTGGCTTGAGTAAAAAAGAACTCAGCGAATACAACCGCATGCAAGAAGAAAGCAAAATACTGGAAGAAAGTAAAGAGCTTGGTATATAA
- a CDS encoding SDR family oxidoreductase → MTTLVTGATGHLGANLVRALLARGEEVRVLLRKDSSNIEVEGLDVEHAYGNLKDKQSLIAAVKGCDYVYHLAAFVSIRNGDRKELYDVNVLGTRYLMQACRLQGVKKVVHCSSFGAVGNNPDGASNEKWAVSPYEMTTDYEISKTFAELEVYKEIVRGLPAVIVNPSGIVGPWDFKPSLLGRTIIEFAQGKMRASVPGGFDFTPVQDVVQGHLLAMEKGVIGERYLLTGEQHSINETLGWLEEFTGVSKPRWVIPTFSCKTLPS, encoded by the coding sequence ATGACGACACTTGTAACCGGTGCAACAGGGCATTTGGGGGCTAATTTAGTCCGCGCATTATTAGCAAGAGGTGAAGAAGTTCGTGTCCTTTTGCGTAAAGACAGCAGTAATATTGAAGTAGAAGGGCTGGATGTAGAACATGCCTACGGCAACCTAAAAGATAAACAATCGCTTATCGCAGCCGTAAAAGGCTGTGATTATGTGTATCATCTCGCGGCCTTCGTCAGTATTCGTAACGGCGACCGCAAAGAACTGTATGACGTTAATGTGCTTGGTACTCGCTATTTAATGCAAGCCTGTCGTCTTCAGGGCGTTAAGAAAGTCGTACATTGCAGCTCCTTCGGCGCAGTAGGTAATAACCCCGATGGCGCATCCAATGAAAAATGGGCAGTCAGTCCCTATGAAATGACGACTGACTATGAAATTTCTAAAACCTTTGCAGAACTCGAAGTTTATAAAGAAATTGTGCGCGGTCTGCCTGCAGTGATAGTCAATCCATCAGGTATTGTAGGTCCATGGGACTTTAAGCCTTCTCTGCTCGGTAGAACAATTATTGAATTTGCACAAGGAAAAATGCGTGCCTCAGTTCCGGGAGGATTTGATTTCACACCTGTTCAGGATGTAGTGCAGGGGCACCTGCTAGCCATGGAAAAGGGCGTTATTGGCGAGCGCTATTTACTTACCGGTGAACAACACAGTATTAATGAAACACTGGGCTGGCTGGAAGAATTTACCGGCGTAAGCAAACCTAGATGGGTCATCCCTACTTTTTCATGCAAAACATTGCCATCGTAA